A portion of the Oncorhynchus nerka isolate Pitt River linkage group LG27, Oner_Uvic_2.0, whole genome shotgun sequence genome contains these proteins:
- the rnf215 gene encoding RING finger protein 215 isoform X3, with translation MSASCCYFTVVFLVSAPSFLSCLLVTGAQVALVEVLLRERPDVSTVLQGEVLEANWESSSVPEKHNQQQEHDLEGDLILVQDEEPQVSQDKGGGVQAKDQEPWIGVVPVKVEESKASTAGNSQESFAAAVVNKMDLSQVLSKPVIVIQTSENVTKLIGALLRGLHATVKITYKTILQDNLGATLTLWSTCGLSRGGLYGEWQGVICTGETNSQVQKYLHQLWNTVLLVALILCTGVIVQARWQYQDNQLNDDLELPKQDILKKLSSLKTRMYRQPKPWCDPAQLETDNCAVCLEQFNNNQCLRVLPCLHEFHRDCVDPWLLLQHTCPLCKRSILSNLCRDS, from the exons ATGTCTGCAAGCTGCTGCTATTTTACCGTGGTGTTTCTGGTCTCGGCTCCTTCGTTCTTGTCGTGTCTGCTAGTTACGGGCGCTCAGGTCGCCTTGGTCGAGGTTCTGCTGAGAGAACGTCCAGATGTCAGCACCGTTCTACAAGGCGAGGTGCTCGAAGCGAACTGGGAAAGCAGCAGCGTACCCGAAAAACACAATCAACAACAAGAGCATGATCTCGAAGGGGACCTCATATTA GTGCAGGATGAGGAGCCGCAGGTGAGCCAGGATAAAGGTGGGGGTGTCCAGGCCAAAGACCAGGAGCCCTGGATAGGTGTGGTGCCtgtcaaagtggaggagagcAAAGCTTCCACTGCTGGGAACAGCCAGGAATCCTTTGCTGCTGCCGTTGTCAATAAA ATGGATCTGTCCCAAGTCCTCTCTAAGCCAGTCATTGTGATCCAGACATCAGAAAATGTTACCAAGCTTATCGGAGCACTCCTCAG GGGCCTTCATGCTACTGTGAAAATCACATACAAGACTATTCTACAGGACAACTTG GGGGCCACCCTGACGTTGTGGTCCACGTGCGGTCTCTCCAGAGGCGGTCTTTATGGAGAGTGGCAGGGGGTCATCTGCACCGGAGAGACCAACTCGCAGGTCCAG AAGTACCTGCATCAGCTGTGGAACACGGTCCTACTGGTGGCTCTGATCCTCTGTACAGGGGTCATAGTTCAGGCTCGATGGCAGTACCAGGACAACCAACTCAATGACGACCTGGAG TTACCAAAACAGGACATCCTGAAGAAACTGTCTTCCCTGAAGACCAGGATGTACCGGCAGCCCAAACCGTGGTGTGACCCAGCGCAGCTAGAGACAGACAACTGTGCTGTCTGTCTGGAACAGTTCaacaacaaccag TGTCTTCGCGTGCTGCCCTGCCTCCATGAGTTCCACAGGGACTGTGTGGATCCGTGGTTGCTCCTGCAGCACACCTGTCCTCTGTGTAAACGCAGCATACTCA GTAACCTCTGTAGAGACAGCTAA
- the rnf215 gene encoding RING finger protein 215 isoform X2, whose amino-acid sequence MSASCCYFTVVFLVSAPSFLSCLLVTGAQVALVEVLLRERPDVSTVLQGEVLEANWESSSVPEKHNQQQEHDLEGDLILVQDEEPQVSQDKGGGVQAKDQEPWIGVVPVKVEESKASTAGNSQESFAAAVVNKMKRALVLGASALIILALNQNTIREMDLSQVLSKPVIVIQTSENVTKLIGALLRGLHATVKITYKTILQDNLGATLTLWSTCGLSRGGLYGEWQGVICTGETNSQVQYLHQLWNTVLLVALILCTGVIVQARWQYQDNQLNDDLELPKQDILKKLSSLKTRMYRQPKPWCDPAQLETDNCAVCLEQFNNNQCLRVLPCLHEFHRDCVDPWLLLQHTCPLCKRSILSNLCRDS is encoded by the exons ATGTCTGCAAGCTGCTGCTATTTTACCGTGGTGTTTCTGGTCTCGGCTCCTTCGTTCTTGTCGTGTCTGCTAGTTACGGGCGCTCAGGTCGCCTTGGTCGAGGTTCTGCTGAGAGAACGTCCAGATGTCAGCACCGTTCTACAAGGCGAGGTGCTCGAAGCGAACTGGGAAAGCAGCAGCGTACCCGAAAAACACAATCAACAACAAGAGCATGATCTCGAAGGGGACCTCATATTA GTGCAGGATGAGGAGCCGCAGGTGAGCCAGGATAAAGGTGGGGGTGTCCAGGCCAAAGACCAGGAGCCCTGGATAGGTGTGGTGCCtgtcaaagtggaggagagcAAAGCTTCCACTGCTGGGAACAGCCAGGAATCCTTTGCTGCTGCCGTTGTCAATAAA ATGAAACGAGCCTTGGTCCTGGGGGCTTCTGCACTCATCATCCTAGCCCTCAATCAGAACACTATCAGAGAG ATGGATCTGTCCCAAGTCCTCTCTAAGCCAGTCATTGTGATCCAGACATCAGAAAATGTTACCAAGCTTATCGGAGCACTCCTCAG GGGCCTTCATGCTACTGTGAAAATCACATACAAGACTATTCTACAGGACAACTTG GGGGCCACCCTGACGTTGTGGTCCACGTGCGGTCTCTCCAGAGGCGGTCTTTATGGAGAGTGGCAGGGGGTCATCTGCACCGGAGAGACCAACTCGCAGGTCCAG TACCTGCATCAGCTGTGGAACACGGTCCTACTGGTGGCTCTGATCCTCTGTACAGGGGTCATAGTTCAGGCTCGATGGCAGTACCAGGACAACCAACTCAATGACGACCTGGAG TTACCAAAACAGGACATCCTGAAGAAACTGTCTTCCCTGAAGACCAGGATGTACCGGCAGCCCAAACCGTGGTGTGACCCAGCGCAGCTAGAGACAGACAACTGTGCTGTCTGTCTGGAACAGTTCaacaacaaccag TGTCTTCGCGTGCTGCCCTGCCTCCATGAGTTCCACAGGGACTGTGTGGATCCGTGGTTGCTCCTGCAGCACACCTGTCCTCTGTGTAAACGCAGCATACTCA GTAACCTCTGTAGAGACAGCTAA
- the rnf215 gene encoding RING finger protein 215 isoform X1 yields MSASCCYFTVVFLVSAPSFLSCLLVTGAQVALVEVLLRERPDVSTVLQGEVLEANWESSSVPEKHNQQQEHDLEGDLILVQDEEPQVSQDKGGGVQAKDQEPWIGVVPVKVEESKASTAGNSQESFAAAVVNKMKRALVLGASALIILALNQNTIREMDLSQVLSKPVIVIQTSENVTKLIGALLRGLHATVKITYKTILQDNLGATLTLWSTCGLSRGGLYGEWQGVICTGETNSQVQKYLHQLWNTVLLVALILCTGVIVQARWQYQDNQLNDDLELPKQDILKKLSSLKTRMYRQPKPWCDPAQLETDNCAVCLEQFNNNQCLRVLPCLHEFHRDCVDPWLLLQHTCPLCKRSILSNLCRDS; encoded by the exons ATGTCTGCAAGCTGCTGCTATTTTACCGTGGTGTTTCTGGTCTCGGCTCCTTCGTTCTTGTCGTGTCTGCTAGTTACGGGCGCTCAGGTCGCCTTGGTCGAGGTTCTGCTGAGAGAACGTCCAGATGTCAGCACCGTTCTACAAGGCGAGGTGCTCGAAGCGAACTGGGAAAGCAGCAGCGTACCCGAAAAACACAATCAACAACAAGAGCATGATCTCGAAGGGGACCTCATATTA GTGCAGGATGAGGAGCCGCAGGTGAGCCAGGATAAAGGTGGGGGTGTCCAGGCCAAAGACCAGGAGCCCTGGATAGGTGTGGTGCCtgtcaaagtggaggagagcAAAGCTTCCACTGCTGGGAACAGCCAGGAATCCTTTGCTGCTGCCGTTGTCAATAAA ATGAAACGAGCCTTGGTCCTGGGGGCTTCTGCACTCATCATCCTAGCCCTCAATCAGAACACTATCAGAGAG ATGGATCTGTCCCAAGTCCTCTCTAAGCCAGTCATTGTGATCCAGACATCAGAAAATGTTACCAAGCTTATCGGAGCACTCCTCAG GGGCCTTCATGCTACTGTGAAAATCACATACAAGACTATTCTACAGGACAACTTG GGGGCCACCCTGACGTTGTGGTCCACGTGCGGTCTCTCCAGAGGCGGTCTTTATGGAGAGTGGCAGGGGGTCATCTGCACCGGAGAGACCAACTCGCAGGTCCAG AAGTACCTGCATCAGCTGTGGAACACGGTCCTACTGGTGGCTCTGATCCTCTGTACAGGGGTCATAGTTCAGGCTCGATGGCAGTACCAGGACAACCAACTCAATGACGACCTGGAG TTACCAAAACAGGACATCCTGAAGAAACTGTCTTCCCTGAAGACCAGGATGTACCGGCAGCCCAAACCGTGGTGTGACCCAGCGCAGCTAGAGACAGACAACTGTGCTGTCTGTCTGGAACAGTTCaacaacaaccag TGTCTTCGCGTGCTGCCCTGCCTCCATGAGTTCCACAGGGACTGTGTGGATCCGTGGTTGCTCCTGCAGCACACCTGTCCTCTGTGTAAACGCAGCATACTCA GTAACCTCTGTAGAGACAGCTAA